The genomic stretch TAGGAAGTTGCAATGCGGTGATTGAAACCTGAGTAGCTTAACTGCAAAGTCTGTTTTTGCTAAATGGATGAATGGGGCCTGAAACCAGGTACAGAGCCCTGAGGGACTCTGGCATTGTGCCCCAAGCCCCTCTAGACTTGCCTCTCCTGGTCCCCCAGCCCACACGCCAGCAGTCCCAGCCCCCAAGTCCCCTGccatgctggggggaggggtgggaacctAGCAGGTCTGGGTTTACTCTGGAGTTTGCAGAGGCACCTCCCAGGCTGCCCAGGTGGGGGGAAGGCCATTAAAAGTGGATCTGGTGGGTAGAGACTTCACTCACCAGACAGCAGGGTCAACTGCCCGGGACCCTGAGCCCAgtcccagacagacagacagatgctCCTCAACCAGCTGACCACAGTTCTGAGCCTGCTCAGTGGAGCCTGCCTACCCACAGGCTTGGGGAGGCCTGGACCCCAgggttccccaccccagccctgggctgccaCAAATCAGACCCGATCCCTGGACCAaggggcccaggcctccccagtgCCATCTTCTGCtctcagcagctggaaggccttcTTGGACCTGCAGAAAACCAGGCGTGTGGGGAAAGGTGGGCTGCAGCATGAGCAGAAAGGGGCTACCACCATGTCTCTCCCACTGGACCCGCAGGAAGTAGCCCAGGAGGGGT from Eptesicus fuscus isolate TK198812 chromosome 6, DD_ASM_mEF_20220401, whole genome shotgun sequence encodes the following:
- the DAND5 gene encoding DAN domain family member 5 encodes the protein MLLNQLTTVLSLLSGACLPTGLGRPGPQGSPPQPWAATNQTRSLDQGAQASPVPSSALSSWKAFLDLQKTRRVGKGGLQHEQKGATTMSLPLDPQEVAQEGCKAVPFTQVLSQPGCMAMRLRNHLCFGHCSSLFVPGVDPAPFVLCNSCVPARRHWMPVFLWCRVGSPASRWRVKTHTVLVERCQCSPKA